One window of the Staphylococcus equorum genome contains the following:
- the fakA gene encoding fatty acid kinase catalytic subunit FakA — translation MVSKINGKLFAEMIIQGAQNLSNHADLVDSLNVYPVPDGDTGTNMNLTMTSGRESVEENLSQHIGELGKTYSKGLLMGARGNSGVILSQLFRGFSKNLEAYDEINAQQLAESFKAGVETAYKAIMKPVEGTILTVARDAADAAMRKVEETEDCIELMTYILEEAEISLENTPNLLPVLKEVGVVDSGGKGLVVVYAGFLKALKGETVSAETAKLDKDSLVNEEHDFHGVINTEDIVYGYCTEMMVRFGKNKKVFDEQTFREDMSTYGDSLLVINDDEIVKVHVHSEKPGDVFNYGQQYGELIKLKVENMREQHREVVKKEQVSQSDAQTPETVETAVIAISMGDGISELFKSMGATHMISGGQTMNPSTEDIVKVIEQSQCKRAIILPNNKNIMMASEQAADIVGAEAVVIPTKSIPQGIAALFNYDESDALEVNKTRMVESLEAVTSGSVTYAVRDTKIDGVEIKKDAFMGLVEDKIVTSNENEFETVKGLLSEMIQDDSEIITMIVGEDANASLTSDIETWLETSYPEIELDQHDGQQPVYQYLFSVE, via the coding sequence ATGGTTAGCAAAATTAATGGTAAATTATTTGCCGAAATGATTATACAAGGGGCACAAAATTTATCAAATCATGCAGACTTGGTTGATTCATTAAACGTGTATCCAGTACCAGATGGAGATACAGGGACAAACATGAATTTAACGATGACATCTGGAAGAGAATCAGTAGAAGAAAACTTGTCGCAGCATATCGGTGAACTAGGAAAAACATATTCAAAAGGTTTGTTAATGGGCGCTAGAGGGAACTCTGGGGTCATCTTATCACAACTATTTAGAGGATTCAGTAAAAATTTAGAAGCGTATGATGAAATCAATGCACAACAATTAGCAGAAAGTTTCAAAGCTGGCGTAGAAACTGCATATAAAGCAATTATGAAGCCTGTGGAAGGTACGATATTAACCGTAGCTAGAGATGCTGCAGATGCTGCTATGCGCAAAGTAGAAGAAACTGAAGATTGTATCGAATTGATGACATATATTTTAGAAGAAGCAGAAATCTCACTCGAAAATACACCTAATTTATTGCCTGTATTAAAAGAAGTGGGCGTAGTAGATAGCGGTGGTAAAGGTTTAGTTGTCGTTTATGCTGGCTTCCTTAAAGCGTTAAAAGGTGAAACGGTAAGTGCTGAAACAGCCAAATTAGATAAAGATTCTTTAGTTAATGAAGAACATGATTTTCATGGTGTAATTAATACTGAAGATATCGTTTACGGTTATTGTACAGAAATGATGGTTCGTTTCGGTAAAAATAAAAAAGTATTTGACGAACAAACGTTTAGAGAAGATATGAGTACATATGGTGACTCATTATTAGTCATAAACGATGACGAAATCGTTAAAGTGCATGTACATAGTGAAAAACCAGGTGATGTGTTTAATTATGGTCAACAGTATGGAGAACTTATTAAATTAAAAGTAGAAAACATGCGTGAACAACACCGAGAAGTTGTAAAAAAAGAACAAGTAAGTCAAAGTGATGCTCAAACACCTGAAACAGTTGAAACAGCAGTTATTGCTATTTCAATGGGAGATGGTATATCTGAATTGTTCAAATCAATGGGTGCAACACATATGATTAGCGGTGGTCAAACAATGAATCCATCAACTGAAGATATTGTTAAAGTAATTGAGCAGTCACAATGTAAACGCGCAATTATTTTACCAAATAATAAAAATATTATGATGGCTAGCGAACAGGCTGCAGATATCGTAGGTGCTGAAGCTGTAGTTATCCCAACTAAATCAATACCACAAGGCATTGCTGCACTCTTTAATTATGATGAATCAGATGCTCTTGAAGTTAACAAAACACGTATGGTTGAATCACTTGAAGCAGTGACGTCAGGTTCAGTGACATATGCTGTAAGAGATACAAAAATTGATGGCGTTGAAATTAAAAAAGACGCATTTATGGGCTTAGTTGAAGATAAAATCGTTACGAGTAACGAAAATGAATTTGAAACTGTTAAAGGTTTATTGTCTGAAATGATTCAAGATGATAGTGAAATCATTACGATGATTGTCGGTGAAGATGCAAATGCATCATTGACTTCGGATATTGAAACTTGGCTTGAAACATCTTATCCAGAAATTGAATTAGATCAACATGATGGCCAACAACCTGTATATCAGTATCTTTTCTCTGTAGAATAA
- a CDS encoding Asp23/Gls24 family envelope stress response protein has translation MTLEITNDYGSIDISNEVIASVVGSKAVECYGIVGMASRQQVRDGIAEILGHENYSKGIVVREGNGVIDVDMYIIVSYGTKISEVASNLQSTIKYTLEQTLKVKVNSINIFVQGVRVNNGTKN, from the coding sequence ATGACATTAGAAATCACAAATGATTATGGTAGTATAGACATTTCAAACGAAGTAATAGCTTCAGTTGTGGGTAGCAAAGCAGTAGAATGTTATGGGATTGTAGGAATGGCTTCTAGACAACAAGTAAGAGATGGAATTGCTGAAATATTAGGGCATGAAAATTATTCTAAAGGTATTGTTGTAAGAGAAGGCAATGGCGTTATAGATGTTGATATGTATATCATTGTAAGTTATGGTACTAAGATATCTGAAGTAGCAAGCAATTTACAGTCAACAATAAAATATACATTAGAGCAAACATTAAAAGTAAAAGTAAATTCAATAAATATATTTGTACAAGGTGTTCGAGTTAATAATGGCACTAAGAACTAG
- the pknB gene encoding Stk1 family PASTA domain-containing Ser/Thr kinase, translated as MIGKLINERYEVIKKLGGGGMSTVYLAEDSILNRQVAIKAIRIPSGEKEETIKRFEREVHNLTQLSHDNIVSVFDVTENEENFFLVMEYIKGPTLSEYIQENHPLDIETVLNFTRQIIDGIKHAHDTKIVHRDIKPQNILVEKDKTLKILDFGIAKALSETTMTETNHVLGTVQYLSPEQARGKSTDNGTDIYSIGVVLYEMLVGKPPFSGETAVSIAIKHIQDPMPNVTEHRSDVPQAISNVVLKATEKDRSERYETVKDMQEDLDSALSKSREYEAKYLSDDANTKTVPINKEEIANQTQSENQHKNIKETMQIPIVNQQKFQSSEEHIYAVPTKQRSKKKKFFYAIVIILLLFGLFGFMAMGMFGSKYLETPDLSGKTEKEAETILKDNKLELGDISREYSDKYSENKIIKTTPKKGERLEQNSKVDIVLSKGPKLAEMPSLYGIPKAEAMDKLKDLGIKDAKVKQAYTNQNVAKGLIEGQNVSPGDKVEVNDSNIELTESLGTKQVYVEDYENKSFKTAKSELEAKGFKVVVNEEQDDDKVKKDHVISQSPKGEEVDEGSTIGFTVSKGAPEEKDEDKDKDKEDSDKKDEDKSKDDELDKTYTETYQVQYTGDDDESQEVKVYVRDKDDEGDSPSQTYKIKENKTVKIPMTIQKGETAGYTIRVDDKIVADKDIPYDF; from the coding sequence ATGATAGGCAAATTAATAAATGAACGCTATGAAGTGATTAAAAAACTTGGTGGCGGTGGTATGAGTACTGTCTATCTTGCTGAAGACTCGATACTCAACCGACAAGTTGCAATTAAAGCAATTAGAATTCCCTCGGGTGAAAAAGAAGAAACAATTAAACGTTTCGAGCGCGAAGTACATAACTTAACTCAACTTTCACACGACAATATTGTTAGTGTATTTGATGTCACAGAAAATGAAGAGAACTTCTTTTTAGTGATGGAATACATAAAAGGTCCAACATTATCAGAATACATTCAAGAAAATCATCCATTAGATATTGAAACTGTGTTGAATTTCACGAGACAAATTATCGATGGTATCAAGCATGCGCATGATACTAAAATTGTTCACCGTGATATCAAACCTCAAAATATTTTGGTGGAAAAGGATAAAACTTTAAAAATATTAGATTTTGGTATAGCTAAAGCGTTAAGTGAAACAACAATGACCGAAACGAATCATGTGTTAGGTACAGTACAGTATCTATCTCCAGAACAAGCACGAGGAAAGTCTACAGATAATGGAACTGATATCTATTCCATCGGTGTAGTATTGTATGAAATGCTTGTTGGTAAGCCTCCATTTTCAGGAGAAACCGCAGTAAGTATTGCAATTAAGCATATACAAGACCCGATGCCCAATGTTACGGAGCATCGATCAGATGTGCCACAAGCTATAAGTAATGTTGTGCTAAAAGCAACTGAAAAAGATAGATCTGAACGTTATGAAACTGTTAAAGATATGCAAGAAGATCTTGATAGTGCATTGTCAAAAAGTAGAGAGTATGAAGCAAAATATCTGTCAGATGATGCGAACACTAAAACAGTGCCTATAAATAAAGAAGAAATTGCTAATCAAACACAATCAGAAAATCAACATAAAAATATTAAAGAAACGATGCAAATCCCTATTGTGAATCAACAAAAATTCCAATCTAGTGAAGAGCATATATATGCAGTGCCAACGAAACAACGTTCAAAGAAAAAGAAGTTTTTCTACGCTATTGTAATTATTCTTTTATTATTTGGCTTATTTGGTTTTATGGCTATGGGAATGTTTGGGAGTAAGTATTTAGAGACGCCTGACTTATCTGGTAAAACTGAAAAAGAAGCAGAAACGATATTAAAAGATAATAAATTAGAACTTGGTGATATTTCTCGTGAGTATAGTGATAAATACTCTGAAAATAAAATCATTAAAACAACACCTAAAAAAGGTGAGCGTTTAGAACAGAATAGTAAGGTGGATATCGTTTTATCTAAAGGGCCTAAATTAGCAGAAATGCCTAGTCTTTATGGTATCCCTAAAGCAGAAGCGATGGATAAGTTGAAAGACTTAGGCATTAAAGACGCTAAAGTAAAACAAGCGTATACGAACCAAAATGTAGCTAAAGGATTAATCGAAGGACAAAACGTATCACCTGGCGATAAAGTTGAAGTGAATGATAGTAATATCGAATTAACTGAATCATTAGGTACAAAACAAGTTTATGTCGAAGATTATGAAAACAAATCCTTTAAAACAGCTAAATCAGAGTTAGAAGCTAAAGGCTTTAAAGTTGTGGTTAATGAAGAACAAGACGACGACAAAGTTAAGAAAGATCACGTTATCAGCCAATCACCAAAAGGTGAAGAAGTTGATGAAGGTTCAACTATTGGATTCACAGTTTCTAAAGGAGCACCTGAGGAAAAAGATGAAGACAAAGACAAGGATAAAGAAGATTCTGATAAAAAAGATGAAGATAAGTCTAAAGATGATGAACTAGACAAAACGTATACAGAGACATATCAAGTACAGTATACAGGTGATGATGATGAGAGCCAAGAAGTCAAAGTTTATGTAAGAGATAAAGATGACGAAGGCGATTCACCTTCACAGACGTACAAGATAAAAGAAAATAAAACAGTAAAAATCCCAATGACAATTCAAAAAGGTGAGACAGCAGGATATACCATTCGAGTTGATGATAAGATCGTTGCTGATAAAGATATCCCTTATGATTTTTAG
- a CDS encoding Stp1/IreP family PP2C-type Ser/Thr phosphatase translates to MLKAQFFTDTGQYRDKNEDAGGVFYNQTEQQLLVLCDGMGGHLAGEVASQFVTNELQSRFEEENLIEADQAEDWLRTTLKAINRELYQLSVENPKYQGMGTTCVCALVFDNYVVVANIGDSRAYLVNSRDIEQITNDHSFVNHLMMIGQISAEEAFTHPQRNIITKVMGTDKLVTPDIFVKKTNFYDFLMLNSDGLTDFVRNHMIQEVLIQDNELETHGQNLIELALSQDTNDNVSLILAEIEGDKV, encoded by the coding sequence ATGCTAAAAGCACAATTTTTTACTGACACGGGTCAATATCGTGATAAGAATGAAGATGCAGGTGGCGTATTTTATAATCAAACAGAGCAACAGTTATTAGTGCTTTGTGATGGTATGGGTGGACATCTTGCAGGTGAAGTCGCGAGCCAATTTGTAACCAATGAACTGCAAAGTCGATTTGAAGAAGAAAATCTCATCGAGGCAGATCAAGCTGAAGATTGGTTGAGAACAACACTAAAAGCGATTAACCGTGAATTATATCAATTGTCAGTAGAAAATCCAAAATACCAAGGTATGGGTACGACTTGTGTTTGTGCATTAGTATTTGATAATTATGTAGTTGTTGCAAATATTGGAGATTCACGTGCGTATTTAGTGAATAGTAGAGATATTGAACAAATTACCAACGACCACTCATTCGTGAATCATCTTATGATGATCGGCCAAATTAGCGCTGAAGAAGCATTTACGCACCCACAACGCAATATTATTACGAAAGTGATGGGTACGGATAAATTAGTTACGCCAGATATTTTTGTGAAAAAAACGAATTTTTATGATTTTTTAATGTTGAATTCTGATGGTCTAACTGATTTTGTTCGTAATCATATGATTCAAGAAGTATTAATTCAAGACAATGAATTAGAAACACATGGACAAAATTTAATAGAACTTGCATTATCGCAAGATACGAATGATAATGTAAGTTTAATTTTGGCTGAGATTGAAGGTGATAAAGTATGA
- a CDS encoding thiamine diphosphokinase has protein sequence MKVNLLCGNRNLPEGLLKTETDEHWIGVDRGALLLIEAGIIPRFAVGDFDSITSEEKAFVEKRIDINPFNSEKNDTDLALGIDQAVTNGYKEICVYGATGGRLDHFMGALQILEKPEYTEQNIVIKLIDVNNEIQFLKTGSYTIQKNDNYRYISFIPVTYPTVISLNNFKYNLEKEQLKLGSTLTISNELNQTEGDVNITEGNVLMVRSKD, from the coding sequence ATGAAAGTGAATTTATTGTGTGGCAATAGAAATTTGCCTGAAGGTTTATTAAAGACAGAAACAGATGAGCATTGGATTGGGGTTGATCGAGGAGCGTTACTTTTGATAGAAGCAGGGATAATACCTCGATTTGCTGTAGGTGATTTTGACTCAATTACAAGTGAGGAAAAAGCATTTGTTGAAAAACGAATTGACATTAATCCATTTAATTCGGAAAAAAATGATACAGACCTAGCTTTAGGTATTGATCAAGCAGTGACCAATGGTTATAAAGAGATTTGTGTTTATGGTGCTACAGGTGGTCGATTAGATCATTTTATGGGCGCGTTACAAATTTTAGAAAAACCAGAATATACAGAGCAAAATATTGTCATTAAACTTATTGATGTGAATAATGAAATTCAATTTTTAAAAACAGGGTCATATACGATTCAGAAAAATGACAACTACCGTTATATCTCATTTATTCCAGTCACTTATCCTACGGTTATCTCGTTAAATAATTTTAAATATAATCTAGAAAAGGAACAACTTAAACTAGGATCTACGCTTACGATTTCCAACGAACTTAACCAAACAGAAGGTGATGTGAATATTACTGAAGGCAACGTATTAATGGTGAGAAGTAAAGACTAA
- the rlmN gene encoding 23S rRNA (adenine(2503)-C(2))-methyltransferase RlmN — MITEEKKKKNKFLPNFEKQSIYSIRYDEMQDWLIQNGQQKFRAKQIFEWLYEKRVDSIDEMLNLSKELREVLKESFTMTTMTTVVKQESRDGTIKFLFELQDGYTIETVLMRHEYGNSVCVTTQVGCRIGCTFCASTLGGLKRNLEAGEIVSQVLTVQKALDESEERVSQIVIMGIGEPFENYDEMMDFLKIVNNDNGLNIGARHITVSTSGIIPRIYDFADEDIQINFAVSLHGANDEIRSRLMPINRAYNVEKLMEAINYYQETTNRRITFEYGLFGGVNDQLEHARELAHLIQNLNCHVNLIPVNHVPERNYVKTPKEDIFKFEKELKRLGINATIRREQGADIDAACGQLRAKERKVETR; from the coding sequence ATGATTACTGAAGAAAAGAAGAAAAAGAATAAGTTTCTTCCCAATTTTGAAAAGCAGTCCATTTATTCAATTAGATATGACGAGATGCAAGATTGGTTGATACAAAATGGTCAGCAAAAATTCAGAGCGAAACAAATTTTTGAATGGCTTTATGAAAAACGTGTAGATAGCATCGACGAAATGCTGAATTTATCTAAGGAACTTAGAGAAGTTTTAAAAGAAAGTTTTACAATGACAACTATGACGACAGTCGTTAAACAAGAGAGCCGAGACGGTACAATCAAATTTTTATTTGAACTACAAGATGGCTATACAATTGAAACAGTTCTAATGAGACATGAATATGGGAATTCAGTATGTGTTACGACACAAGTAGGTTGTCGTATTGGTTGTACGTTCTGTGCATCTACATTAGGTGGGTTGAAACGTAATCTAGAAGCGGGTGAAATAGTATCGCAAGTACTTACTGTTCAAAAAGCACTAGATGAATCAGAAGAACGCGTATCACAAATTGTTATCATGGGTATTGGTGAACCGTTTGAGAACTATGATGAAATGATGGATTTCTTAAAAATTGTCAATAACGATAATGGGTTGAATATTGGTGCCCGTCATATTACGGTATCAACTTCAGGTATTATTCCACGTATATATGATTTCGCAGACGAAGACATTCAAATTAATTTTGCTGTGAGTTTACACGGTGCAAATGATGAAATACGTTCTAGATTAATGCCTATTAACAGAGCATACAACGTTGAAAAATTAATGGAAGCTATTAATTATTATCAAGAAACAACAAATAGACGTATTACGTTTGAGTATGGATTGTTTGGTGGCGTTAATGATCAACTTGAACATGCTAGAGAATTAGCTCATTTAATTCAAAACTTAAATTGTCATGTTAATTTAATTCCTGTTAACCACGTACCAGAACGAAATTACGTTAAGACGCCTAAAGAAGACATATTTAAATTTGAAAAAGAATTAAAACGTTTAGGTATTAATGCAACAATTAGACGAGAACAAGGTGCAGATATAGATGCTGCGTGTGGTCAATTAAGAGCGAAGGAACGAAAAGTAGAAACGAGGTAG
- the rpe gene encoding ribulose-phosphate 3-epimerase, whose product MAKLYPSLLSTDFLKLQEELTALEEAGVDGVHFDVMDGQFVPNISIGLPILEAVRKGTRLPIDVHLMIEKPEKYVELFADYGADMISVHVEATPHIHRVIEQIKNENVKAGVVINPGTPVDAILPVIKMVDFVLVMTVNPGFGGQSFINDTVVKLDQLSKIKDELNLEFEIEVDGGINNETVETVINHGATMLVAGSYFFKHDDYKEVTKTLKG is encoded by the coding sequence ATGGCAAAACTTTATCCATCATTATTATCAACTGATTTTTTAAAATTACAAGAAGAATTAACAGCATTAGAAGAAGCAGGTGTAGACGGTGTACACTTTGATGTTATGGATGGTCAATTCGTGCCAAATATTTCGATTGGTTTACCAATACTTGAAGCAGTGCGTAAAGGTACACGACTGCCAATTGATGTTCATTTAATGATTGAAAAACCAGAAAAATATGTCGAATTATTTGCCGACTACGGGGCTGATATGATCTCAGTGCACGTAGAAGCAACACCACATATTCATAGAGTAATAGAACAAATAAAGAATGAAAATGTAAAAGCAGGTGTTGTAATCAATCCTGGCACACCCGTAGATGCAATCTTACCAGTGATAAAAATGGTGGATTTTGTATTAGTGATGACGGTGAATCCTGGTTTTGGGGGTCAATCATTTATTAATGATACTGTTGTAAAATTAGATCAACTATCAAAAATCAAAGATGAATTGAACTTAGAATTTGAAATCGAAGTAGATGGTGGTATTAACAATGAGACTGTTGAAACTGTTATAAACCATGGTGCTACAATGTTAGTTGCGGGGTCATATTTCTTTAAACATGATGATTACAAAGAAGTAACGAAAACATTGAAAGGCTGA
- the rpmB gene encoding 50S ribosomal protein L28: MGKQCFVTGRKASTGNNRSHALNSSKRRWNANLQKVRILVDGKPKRVWVSARALKSGKVTRV; encoded by the coding sequence ATGGGCAAACAATGTTTCGTAACAGGTCGTAAAGCTTCAACTGGAAACAATCGTTCTCACGCTTTAAATTCTTCTAAAAGAAGATGGAATGCTAACCTTCAAAAAGTTAGAATTCTTGTAGACGGAAAACCAAAAAGAGTTTGGGTTTCTGCACGTGCTTTAAAATCTGGTAAAGTAACTAGAGTTTAA
- the rsmB gene encoding 16S rRNA (cytosine(967)-C(5))-methyltransferase RsmB — translation MDTNVRQLAFETLQDIINDKAYSNIIINDVLSNNELNRADKGLFTELVYGTLKRKFSLDYLLKPFVQTKLKGWVRQLLWMSIYQYVYLDKVPEHAIINEAVEIAKRKGGPHNGNVVNGILRNIMRSDLPDFTEITDDKKRIAIEYSLPKWLVDHWSTHFGIEKTEAIAESFLTKVATTVRVNLTRISIEDAIRRLVEDDYIVEQDNEIDTCLHISGKPIIESRMFKDGLVSIQDKSSMFVAELMGLTDGDEVLDACSAPGGKACHIAEVLNGTGHIDATDIYEHKIDLIDFNIKKLRLSNISAFEHDATEKYGKVYDKILVDAPCSGLGVLRHKPEIKYEQSQQSIQSLVEIQLEILNNVKDNLKPGGTLIYSTCTIEQLENENVVYTFLKDNKDFEFDTFEHPITGEKVKTMQVLPQDFNSDGFFITRIRRKEN, via the coding sequence ATAGACACGAATGTACGACAGTTAGCGTTTGAAACTTTACAAGACATCATTAATGACAAGGCTTATAGCAATATCATCATTAATGATGTTTTATCTAATAATGAATTAAATCGTGCAGATAAAGGATTATTTACTGAACTCGTTTATGGCACATTAAAAAGAAAATTTTCACTGGATTACCTACTAAAACCTTTCGTTCAAACAAAGCTCAAAGGTTGGGTAAGACAATTATTATGGATGAGTATTTATCAATATGTTTATTTAGACAAGGTTCCTGAACATGCGATTATTAACGAAGCAGTAGAAATTGCTAAACGTAAGGGTGGACCGCATAACGGTAACGTAGTGAATGGTATATTACGTAATATTATGCGCAGTGACTTGCCAGACTTCACTGAAATCACTGATGATAAAAAAAGAATCGCTATCGAATACAGTTTGCCAAAATGGTTAGTAGATCATTGGTCGACACACTTTGGTATTGAAAAAACTGAAGCAATCGCGGAATCATTTTTAACAAAAGTAGCGACAACTGTACGTGTGAATTTAACAAGGATTTCAATTGAAGATGCAATTAGAAGATTAGTTGAAGATGATTACATCGTGGAACAAGATAACGAAATTGATACGTGTTTGCATATCAGTGGCAAACCAATTATCGAATCACGTATGTTCAAAGATGGTTTAGTTTCTATCCAAGATAAAAGTTCTATGTTCGTTGCGGAATTAATGGGATTAACTGACGGCGACGAAGTATTAGATGCATGTAGTGCGCCAGGTGGAAAAGCGTGCCATATTGCAGAAGTATTAAACGGCACAGGCCATATTGATGCAACTGATATCTATGAACATAAGATAGATTTGATAGATTTCAATATTAAAAAATTACGATTGTCTAACATTTCTGCTTTTGAACACGACGCTACTGAAAAATATGGTAAAGTGTATGATAAGATTTTAGTTGATGCACCATGTAGTGGCTTAGGTGTCCTAAGACACAAACCTGAAATTAAATATGAACAATCGCAACAATCGATTCAATCATTAGTCGAAATTCAATTGGAAATTTTAAATAATGTGAAAGATAATTTAAAACCAGGTGGCACGTTAATTTATTCTACATGCACAATTGAACAATTAGAAAATGAGAATGTAGTATATACATTTTTAAAAGATAATAAAGATTTTGAGTTTGACACATTTGAACACCCGATTACTGGAGAAAAAGTGAAAACGATGCAAGTACTACCTCAAGATTTCAACTCTGATGGCTTTTTCATTACTAGGATTAGAAGAAAGGAAAATTAA
- the rsgA gene encoding ribosome small subunit-dependent GTPase A yields the protein MKTGRIIKSLSGVYRVDVEGEMYDTKPRGLFRKNKFSPIVGDVVDFEVENITEGYIQYVHDRKNELKRPLVSNVDHLILVMSAVEPDFSTQLLDRFLVIAHSYHMRPRILITKRDLASVETQQKVTQLLNIYENMGYKTQFISIDDDIEPVFAAWGEGLAVLSGQSGVGKSTLLNKYFPELNIETQHISKALNRGRHTTTHIELFERSHGYIADTPGFSALDFTHIQKDELKNYFMEINEYGEKCKFRDCNHINEPKCNVKNELENGNIAQFRYDHYLQLFNEIANRKERY from the coding sequence GTGAAGACAGGACGCATTATAAAATCATTAAGTGGCGTTTATCGTGTAGATGTAGAAGGTGAAATGTACGATACGAAACCACGCGGTTTATTCAGAAAAAATAAATTTTCACCAATCGTTGGTGATGTAGTTGATTTCGAAGTTGAAAATATAACAGAAGGATATATTCAATACGTTCATGATAGAAAAAATGAATTAAAAAGGCCACTTGTTAGTAACGTGGATCATCTTATATTAGTAATGAGTGCAGTAGAACCTGATTTTTCAACGCAATTACTAGATAGATTTTTAGTCATTGCGCATTCGTATCATATGCGCCCGCGTATTCTCATAACTAAAAGAGATTTAGCCTCAGTTGAAACGCAGCAAAAAGTTACACAATTGTTAAATATTTATGAAAATATGGGCTATAAAACACAATTCATTAGTATCGATGATGATATTGAACCTGTTTTTGCTGCTTGGGGGGAAGGACTTGCTGTATTAAGCGGTCAATCTGGTGTCGGTAAATCAACACTATTAAATAAATATTTTCCAGAACTGAATATTGAAACGCAACATATTTCAAAAGCACTTAACCGCGGTCGTCATACTACAACACATATAGAGCTTTTTGAACGAAGCCATGGTTATATAGCAGATACGCCTGGGTTTAGTGCGTTAGATTTTACACATATCCAAAAAGACGAATTAAAAAATTACTTTATGGAGATTAATGAATACGGCGAAAAGTGTAAATTTAGAGATTGTAATCATATTAATGAACCAAAATGTAATGTGAAAAATGAGTTGGAAAATGGAAACATTGCACAATTCAGATATGACCATTACTTACAACTCTTTAACGAAATTGCAAATAGAAAGGAAAGATATTAA
- the fmt gene encoding methionyl-tRNA formyltransferase: MSKIIFMGTPDFSTKVLEMLIAEHDVIAVVTQPDRPVGRKRTLTPPPVKKVAVEHDIAVYQPEKLAQSEDLKVLIDLNADLIVTAAFGQLLPESLLASPKLGAINVHASLLPKYRGGAPIHQAIIDGEKETGISIMYMVKKLDAGDIISQRAIEIEQQDDVGSMHEKLSFLGANLLKETLPSIIDGTNDSVVQNESEATFASNINREDEKIDWTLSAEQIYNHIRGLSPWPVAYTVMDDGNLKIYASRIEKDKTGKPGTIIETTKKAIIVATGSKDAIALTDIQVAGKKRMLAANYLSGVQTSLVGKVLL; this comes from the coding sequence ATGAGTAAAATTATATTTATGGGGACACCTGATTTTTCAACTAAAGTTTTAGAAATGCTAATTGCTGAACATGATGTAATTGCAGTTGTAACGCAACCAGATAGACCAGTTGGTAGAAAGCGTACACTCACACCACCACCAGTAAAAAAAGTGGCAGTAGAACATGACATTGCGGTCTACCAGCCAGAAAAATTAGCACAATCAGAAGATTTAAAAGTACTTATTGATTTAAATGCAGACCTAATCGTCACAGCAGCTTTTGGACAATTATTACCAGAATCATTATTAGCATCACCTAAACTGGGTGCGATTAATGTCCACGCATCATTATTACCTAAATATAGAGGTGGCGCTCCAATTCATCAAGCAATTATTGATGGTGAAAAGGAAACAGGTATATCTATTATGTATATGGTTAAAAAATTAGATGCGGGTGATATTATATCTCAACGCGCTATCGAGATAGAACAGCAAGATGATGTAGGTTCGATGCACGAGAAATTGAGTTTTTTAGGTGCAAACTTACTGAAAGAAACGTTGCCCTCTATAATAGATGGCACCAATGACAGTGTTGTTCAAAATGAAAGTGAAGCGACATTTGCCTCTAATATTAATCGTGAAGACGAGAAAATTGATTGGACACTATCAGCAGAACAGATATATAACCATATTCGCGGCTTATCACCATGGCCTGTTGCTTACACGGTGATGGATGACGGAAATTTAAAAATATATGCATCTAGAATTGAAAAAGATAAAACGGGAAAACCAGGTACGATTATAGAAACAACTAAAAAAGCAATCATCGTGGCAACGGGTTCTAAAGATGCTATTGCTTTAACAGACATACAAGTTGCAGGTAAAAAACGAATGCTTGCTGCAAATTACTTAAGTGGAGTGCAAACGTCACTCGTTGGGAAGGTATTATTATGA